cttatttttctcaatatttatgaaaaattccaaaaatgcagagaaattgACAGATTATATAGTGGACACCCATATACCTACCATCAAATTTCTACAACTCACTTactgttacattttcttttttcatatcttCCCACTTACCCAGAGGAATTCATTTTTGAATAAGTTGAATTTGTGGTATCTAAGAGACTTCCAAGTATCATGTCTAGTAGGCTACTGATCTAGATAGAGTACAGAAGTACATTTAGAGAGCAGGCTGGGGTCACCTAGGTGGCTTGGTCGATTAAGCAACTCTCTTCAGCTAAGGTCACAGACCCTATGGATCTGGGATTCCGTCCACAAGGAGCTCCGGCTgaggagggagtctgcttttccctcttcctctcccattccccatgcttgtgctctctgtcaaataaataaaatcttttgaaaaataataaagagtaggCTGCACAAGCTGCCATCTCTTCTTCACCTCCCATTCATATTCAATTCCCTAGAAttgggtcttaaaaaaaaaacggtacttatttttaaagtaatccctaCACCTAACATAGGGTTTAAACTCTTAAattcctgagatcaagagtcacatgcttttctgactgagcgaGCCAGGGGCCCTAGAATGtggcgcttttttttttttttttttaagactttatttgtgagagagacaaagagcacaagcaggggagagagggaaagggcagagggagatggtgaTGGAGGGGttcaggcccccagccccccccccccccccccccccggaagcctgacatggggctcgatcccaggacatagagatcatgacccaagtcaaaatCAGAGGcccatctgactgagccacccgggcactccTAGAATGTGGCTTTAATCTTCCTTCTTAAGGTGCTTTCACTAAAGACACCAGCTACTGAAGATCCAAAACTGAGCTCATTATCATCCTCCTGTTAAAACCTGCTCCTCCTTTCGTTCGTTCTACCCAAGCCCTGATCCCTGGAACGAATTACTCCTTTTAACTCTCAGCTCACGACGCTTACAGTCTAAGCGCCCAATACTCTTTCATGACCGCTGCTTCTACCGCTTCCCCGGCTCCCTCTCAGTCCGTCCCTAGACTGACACCACTTAGGAGCTGGGAACATGGCCCTACCTTTCCGAACCCCCGAACCCCCCCGCCACGCAGCACTTGGCACTGCGCCTTACAAGTGCCGCCGTAAAGCCATCTCCGGGAAGCTCCCGAAGGGAACGAGCCCTTTAGAGACTTCCCTGCCGGCAGCTCCGCCCTCCCCCCGCCAGGGCCAGTCGGACCCCGGGCCCGGTGCGCAGGCGTATTCGAGAGGTGAGGGGAGCATGGGCCTGTCTCTCGTGCCTGGTCCCGGGTCCCGGAGGAGGCCGGAAAATCGCGAGACTTCCACCGGACATCTGCGCAGGCGCAGTGACGCTGTTCCAGCGCGTGACCCCAGCGCTAAGGCCGCAGGGGCGGGATCTAGCGCGGCTCTCGCTTGCTGTTTGGACCTCGTGCCGACGGACAAGGCCACGGAGCGGCTGAGACGCAGCGTGCCTAGAAACAGTGTTCCGGCAAAGTGTAAATAAAGTAGCTAACTGAGAGGCTCGGGAGGGAGCGGCGGGTATCTGGGAGTCGTTGGCTTTCTGCCTGTTTCAGGGTGGGTCGGGACGGCGGTCTCTGCCTCACCCTCCTCCGCCGTAACTGGGGCCGGGAAAGCCCCACTTTCTGGAGTCTTCATTTCGATCCTTTCAGCTCTGGTTTCTTGGGGACAGCCTCCAAGGGCTGAAGAGTCCTGCCACCCTGtagcccagccccctcccctcaggCATGGGCCCGATACTTTCCGAGCTGGAGAGTTGGCTGGCTGTCCACTAGAGGTTGGAAAAGGCAAATCTGCTTGAAACCACCAGTGCTTCTGTGGGCGCCAAGATCCACTTTAAACCCTTGCAGATGAGGCATTCGTAATTACATCCTGCTTACTATGCCAGCTACATCTCCAAAGGAGGCCACCAAAGCCTCAGGTCCTCTCAGGCTTTGTGCTTTTCTGCCTGAATGGTCCTTTGACCTGGACTGTCTCTGCCCATTTGCACTTTGTACTTCTGGAGAAGCTCCGACCTCAATCCCACAGCTTTCCCCAGTGTACTCATATTGCCCTCAGCCCTGCTCCCACTTCTGGACCATCTTATCTGGTGCCCCGAGAATACTGGCAATCTGACAGCCCTATACAACACACCTGCTAGGCTCCTGGGATATGAGCAACTTGACTGAAGGAGCTGTTTTCTGGATGTATATCCTTTGGTCTAGCACAGTGCAcactaaatgttcaataaatggatATCAAATGAATCAAGGCATGGACTATAAGGATcaaaaatggagattttaaaatgttaggcttgggggtgcctgggtggctcagtccgttaaccactggactcttgatttcataatctcagggttgtgagatctagccccacaaCTGGCCTTGctctcagcagagtctgcttaagattctctctctctgctcctcctccccccaagtaaaacaaagtaaaaaatattaggCTGGGCTGTGTGGTACTTTTGGAGCTCACCAAAGACACAAAAccatatgtttttctttaaatgatgaTAGTTAGCTAACAAAGTGGCTCTCCTTTTGAAGCATGTGAATAAGTTCAAGATGACAAATAGTGAAGTTAAGCCGTTTAGTTATGGTACCATCATAGCCTATGGAATGGTTCTGCTCAGTCAGTAGGGGCAGGGCAGTGGGCCTCAGGGGCCAGTCACTGAAGAAAATCCAAGCAGGCTTAGGAGGGTGTGTTTGTATGTGAGATGTTAAAGACAATGAGGATGCCAAATCCAAGAGGTGTTTACTGTAATGAGTGTTCAAGGAGGGTGGGGTTCCCCCAATCTGATCCTCCAAGGCTCTGGGGTGACTCATTCTTCTTTGGGCTCAGGGGTGGGGCTGATAGTTCTTCCCCGAGTTGGCCCTGCTCCCCCTGACCCTTGGCATCCCCATTGTCTCCAGCCACTAGAGCCACATTCCTCAGATAATAAGTGTTGAAGCAGTTGGTCTGTTCATCTCCAGGATTCAGGTTACAGCAGAGGGCAGAGTCTCGCCAGAAGTTACGTCGGGAACCACACAAGTCTGCAATGAAGGCCGATttctgaaagagaaaagtaaagcagAGATGATGGGGTGGGTGGTGTCTGAGGTCAAGCATCAATACTTGGGTGTTCAAAGTTCCCCTTCCCTCAACTTCTAGTGCTGCCTCCCTGGAGCCCAGAGAGAGTGCAAGGCTGCCTTGCACAGCTAGATTCCTTGTGACAGACATAAGGGCACATCTGGAAATGCCTGAAGCTTGAGGCCCAGAAAAAGTGTAATAAGAACCCAGAGGTGGGGAGCAGATCAGGTCAGGAATGAAGATTTCTGGAATCAAGAAAAGATCTTCCCCACTAGTTCTTTCTGTGGGCAGGTCTGAGGTACTAAAGAGAAGGGGTAGCCTGCAGTTCTAgccttctctccccactcctctgcctttctttggaAACTATGACCTCCTGCTGCCCCCGCTCACCTCCtcctcagcacagcaggcctgcTCTGGAAATGGCAGGTCACAGCAGTGGGCAGTCATGTTCCGGATCAGCCCAGGAATCTGTTTACTATATtggtgggaaagaggaaggggtCAGGGTCTTTAGGCATTCCTAGGCATCAGAATGGTGGAGACTATGGTTTTGCTCCTAACAAGAATGCCCCAGAGGGTGCCCCAGAGGAGAggtttgggggaagggaagagagttGAGGAAGAATTGGGCAAGACTCACTGCTTGGTGAGAAGTCTTCCATTTCCACAGAGATGGTGCATGAGGTTGGGGGTAACTtggctgaaatcaagggtcaggaTGTCCCGGTCATAGTTGGGATATGGCGCCTGACGGGCAAAGCACTCATCGCGGGCAGGGCTAGGAGGGTGGTGGCAACAGGAGTGGTGGTGGGTCTTTATAGCCTGTTCCCGATCACAGTATCCATCAAGGGCATCCTCCCACTGTGGGCCAGAGAAAGGGAAGTCAGATGCCTGCACACTTGGTCCCTTCTCTTCTGACCCTCTGCTCCCCTTACTGCCCTATGCTATGAGATGAGGGACCTGGCCACAGGTGCCTAAAGGGAAGGGCAAAGAACCAGAGGGCAAGGATTTGGCAGCTGTGGATGTACGGTGTTGGGGAGGCAGAAGGATGGAAGCACAAATGAGGCTTGGAGCTGACCACAGGAGATGAGCTGGGATGGTAGACAAGGGGGTCAGATAAACCAGAGCTGGACGGATGGGTGGCACATGGGTACATGTGTAGGATCACGGGTGGATGAGGCCAGGAGTACAGGATGAAGGCTCAAGATGAACAGACTTAGATGACCAAtacaatggatggatggacactTGCAAGATGATGAACGGGCAGACGTGCTCACATGGGGAGGCGCATGGATGAACGGACCAGCAGGATCAGAGGTCggagacaggcaggcagacaggcTCTTGGGACTAGGACACCCACTTACAGCCTTCCATGTACAGGTGTGGTTGTTTCCCTGCCGACAGCAGCGCTGAAACTCCCCCTCTAGCTGGATCAATGTCTGCAGCTGTCTTTGGATGGGGTCAGTAGCTGGGAGGTTGCGTGGCACAGAACGGAAGCGTCTTAGGTGGCAGATGTTCTTGATGTTGTCCAGTGTGGGTACCCCAGGGGGGAAAGGCAGCTCAGGGCCCGAGGAAATACCAGGCTGGTGGCTGGGGCAGGCCCGGAGCTGGTAGTGTGGCCGGGGGGCTTCCTCCTGGAAGCAGGAGAATCGAGCCTCCCCCTGCTGTTTGCAGCACCGGTGGGGTCGGGTCTTGACCGAGAACTCGGCCTCACAGAATCGGGTCATTGCGTCCTCCCACTAGAGCGAGAGGGATGGATCAGCCCAGCAGCCCATTGTCCACATTCCTGTCTTCCTCCCAGGTTCCAGAAAAGGACCCTGGACAGGTAGATAAGAAAGACACAGAGGctgtcctctgccctcccagcACACTGGGGAGGCCCAAGGGAGGGCCAAGAAAAGGGATCTGAGTTCCCTACATACCCAGGCCTAGGCCTCTAGTccttcaaacacacacataccgTCTGGAGGTTAAAAGACACCCCTGGCATCAAGAGCCCAATCCTTACCACAAGTTTTGCACAGTCCAAGCGGTTTGTGTGGCTGTGACAGCGGCAGCAGCGGGAATATCTAGTCTCCAGCAAATTGAGGGTTTCACCCTGGCGAGTAAGGTGGGAGAAGCCAGACTGTGGCAGGTTCCAGGGGCCGTATACCACACGCTGACGATTAGGAAGGCAGATCTGGTCCACGTTGTCTGGAGAAGGCTGCCCAGGGGGGAAGCCATCCAGCCGGTGGCCCCAGCCCCCTCGGGGTCGGCCCTGTTGGCAGTGTTGGGCTGGATTCCAAGACTCAGGCTCAGGAGAGCTCCAGTCCATGGGAGGAGCTGGCTTTTCTAGAACGGGAAAAACACCATGGAAAAGGGAATGAGTAGGGAGGCAGAGAAAGTCTGAATGAGCTGGGAGGATTAAAGGAAATGGGGGTTGAGGAGAAAGGGTTGGGAagatacggggggggggggggggaagacatAGAAATGAACTGGTGGCCTTTACCTTCAGAATAActgatggaaaggaaagagaactaGGGCAAGAAACATGTCACCTTTATAGCCCCTACAAGACAGACcagctcctgccctccctccccaggatCCTGAGCGCTAAAGCAGAGGGATGGACAGACCAGACAGGAGCTgtcactcaccctctctctgcTTAGATGGGAAGGTCATTTCCTCTTGAAGTGGGAAAGGTGGGTCTACTGGGATAGAAGGGGATGTGTAAGCAGAAGCCAAGTTGGGATGGGCTCGAAGAGGGGGACCTGGCCAGTTACCACTCATGAAGAGGAAGTCAGTACAGAagcaagtgaaaaataaatactactttTATGCCATTTAATCTCATAACTTTATAAAATAGGTCGTATttccccatttttacagatgaggaaattaaggcttgGAGAGGTGACTTACCCAAACTTACACAGCTAGTGAGGGGCAGAGCCTACAAAGCCCGTGCTCGTCAGGCAGGAGGTAAAGAGGAGAGGGAGTCACTTACTTTCCTCCTGTTCAACAGGGACCTGGGGACGGGGCAGCTCTTCTTGGGGGATGGCTTCCTGAGGGAGAGGGGGATCCACTACAAGACAGGAATGAAGGCACGAAGAAGCAAGGATTAGACTGAGGTCAGTAAGATGGTTGTGGGCTGAGAGGGAGGAAATGGGCAAGAACTCACCTTTCTTTTCCACAGGGAGCTGGCGAGGGGGCAGCTCCTCCTCTGGAGCACGGACAGCTTCTAGAGAGGGAAGGGGCTGCACTACAGAAGGGGAAGTGTGTGAGCAGACCACCCCTTCTTCTAATCAGGGCAAGGAGTGGGCAGGGCCTTCTCCCGCTCCCCACCTGGAGAATAGGAAGTGATCCAGACTAGAAACCTGGGAGGGGTAACTGGAAAGGGTGTGAGGGTGCGTGCTGGACTTACCTTCACTCTGTCCCACAGAGTGAAAGCCATGCTGAGGGGTGGCAGGGTGATCTAGGGAGAGGGCTTGGgtccggggtggggaggggggtgctgcaTAGCCAACTAGAGGTAAGAGGGAGATGGTCAGAATTGAGCTTCTCCTGGTCCCCCATCCCATGCTCCCCCACACTCTTACCTTCTTGAATGTGATAGGCAAGGGGCTCAGGCcccatctccctcttccctggAGCCTTGGAGCCTGGGAGATGAAGGGTGAATCATGGGTGGTTTTGAGGAGCCTTTTCTTGGCTCCAAGCACAGGATACAAGGACAGTAGATGTCAAGAGTGTAGACAAGATGACTGAGACACCAGAAGCCCTTCTGTATTCCTCCTATCCCTTGTCTCCGGATGGATCCACTCCACCCAAACCGACCTAGGCATGACCAATCGGGTTCTGAGACAGCCTCACCTCCACCAGGCTCAAAGCCTTGGGTCTCCTGAGTCTAGACTAAAGGGAATGGGACATAATGGGTTAAGGGTAGGGGGTGTGGGGTGGTGGAGGCCCCAATCTCCTGTCAGTGTCTCTCCCTCAGGGCTTCTGGGCTTGCTtcctctcagcctctctctggaCTTTGAAGT
This region of Vulpes vulpes isolate BD-2025 chromosome 8, VulVul3, whole genome shotgun sequence genomic DNA includes:
- the ECM1 gene encoding LOW QUALITY PROTEIN: extracellular matrix protein 1 (The sequence of the model RefSeq protein was modified relative to this genomic sequence to represent the inferred CDS: inserted 1 base in 1 codon); its protein translation is MGTMSRAALVLACLAVTSVASAGGSKAPGKREMGPEPLAYHIQEVGYAAPPSPPRTQALSLDHPATPQHGFHSVGQSEVQPLPSLEAVRAPEEELPPRQLPVEKKVDPPLPQEAIPQEELPRPQVPVEQEEKKPAPPMDWSSPEPESWNPAQHCQQGRPRGGWGHRLDGFPPGQPSPDNVDQICLPNRQRVVYGPWNLPQSGFSHLTRQGETLNLLETRYSRCCRCHSHTNRLDCAKLVWEDAMTRFCEAEFSVKTRPHRCCKQQGEARFSCFQEEAPRPHYQLRACPSHQPGISSGPELPFPPGVPTLDNIKNICHLRRFRSVPRNLPATDPIQRQLQTLIQLEGEFQRCCRQGNNHTCTWKAWEDALDGYCDREQAIKTHHHSCCHHPPSPARDECFARQAPYPNYDRDILTLDFSQVTPNLMHHLCGNGRLLTKHKQIPGLIRNMTAHCCDLPFPEQACCAEEEKSAFIADLCGSRRNFWRDSALCCNLNPGDEQTNCFNTYYLRNVALVAGDNGDAKGQGEQGXTRGRTISPTPEPKEE